A single genomic interval of Sporomusaceae bacterium harbors:
- the ptsP gene encoding phosphoenolpyruvate--protein phosphotransferase gives MYSGIAASEGVAIGKALVLKKLDAPPPEHLPAELIEAEIVRFAAAVAAARDELTALAADVTAKVGADEGAIFEAHALLLADDELRLGVEEKIRAGKTAVWSLQATLAAYRELFAGLDDPYLRERAGDLDDLARRLTACLAGGAPAAAEAGEPVVVVAHELTPSETARLDPAATLGFVTATGGKTSHTAIMARSMGIPAVLGVAGIAETVRDGDLIILDGGRGLVAVNPDPATLDAYTARAAARTSPADDGPAVTRDGCRLALWANIGRPADVAQALRFGAEGIGLFRSEFLFMDRAALPDEQEQYAAYRQVAEAVGGRPVIIRTLDIGGDKPLPALGQPGEANPFLGLRAIRLCFAHPALFRTQLRAILRASAHGDVRLMYPMIAAVGEITRANALLAECKAELAAGGLAHNSALPVGIMVEVPAVAAAADIFARHSDFFSLGTNDLTQYALAVDRMNETLGHLYQPLDPGVLRLISTVAAAARAAGKPAGICGELAADPVAAVLLLGLGLDELSASPASLPAVRRLVRAVTLADARRLANEALALDSAAAVRERVEAYLREIKFAI, from the coding sequence ATGTACAGCGGCATCGCCGCGTCGGAAGGCGTGGCCATCGGCAAGGCCCTGGTGCTCAAAAAACTGGACGCCCCGCCGCCGGAGCACCTGCCGGCGGAGTTGATCGAGGCCGAAATAGTCCGCTTCGCCGCCGCCGTCGCTGCGGCCCGCGACGAGCTCACCGCCCTCGCCGCCGACGTAACCGCAAAGGTGGGGGCTGACGAAGGCGCCATCTTCGAAGCCCATGCCCTCCTGTTGGCAGACGACGAACTCAGGCTTGGCGTCGAGGAAAAAATTCGCGCCGGCAAAACGGCGGTCTGGTCGCTGCAAGCCACCCTCGCCGCCTACCGGGAGCTGTTCGCCGGCCTCGACGACCCGTATCTGCGCGAACGGGCCGGCGACCTCGACGACCTCGCCCGCCGCCTTACCGCCTGCCTTGCCGGCGGCGCACCGGCCGCGGCCGAAGCCGGGGAACCGGTCGTCGTCGTCGCCCATGAGCTCACCCCCTCCGAGACGGCCCGGCTTGATCCCGCCGCCACCCTGGGATTCGTCACCGCCACTGGCGGCAAGACCTCCCACACCGCCATCATGGCCCGGTCCATGGGCATCCCCGCCGTTCTGGGCGTCGCCGGCATCGCAGAGACCGTCCGCGACGGCGACCTCATAATCCTCGACGGCGGCCGCGGCCTCGTGGCCGTCAACCCCGATCCCGCCACCCTGGACGCCTACACCGCACGCGCCGCCGCCCGGACAAGCCCCGCCGACGACGGACCGGCCGTCACCCGCGACGGCTGCCGGCTCGCGCTGTGGGCCAACATCGGCCGCCCGGCCGACGTCGCCCAGGCGCTGCGCTTTGGCGCCGAAGGCATCGGCCTCTTCCGCAGCGAATTCCTCTTCATGGACCGGGCCGCCCTGCCCGACGAACAAGAACAATACGCCGCCTACCGCCAGGTCGCCGAAGCCGTGGGCGGCCGACCGGTAATCATCCGCACCCTCGACATCGGCGGCGACAAACCCCTGCCCGCCCTTGGGCAGCCCGGCGAAGCCAACCCCTTCCTCGGCCTGCGCGCCATCCGCCTGTGCTTCGCCCATCCAGCCCTCTTCCGCACCCAGCTCAGAGCCATCCTCCGCGCCTCCGCCCACGGCGACGTGCGGCTCATGTACCCCATGATCGCCGCCGTCGGCGAAATCACCCGCGCCAACGCCCTGCTCGCCGAATGCAAGGCCGAACTAGCCGCGGGCGGCCTTGCCCACAACTCCGCCCTGCCTGTCGGCATCATGGTCGAAGTACCCGCCGTCGCCGCCGCCGCCGACATCTTCGCCCGCCACAGCGACTTCTTCAGCCTCGGCACCAACGACCTCACCCAATACGCACTGGCAGTTGATCGCATGAACGAAACCCTCGGCCACCTCTACCAGCCCCTCGATCCCGGAGTGCTGCGGCTTATCAGCACGGTCGCTGCCGCCGCCCGGGCCGCCGGCAAGCCTGCCGGCATCTGCGGCGAGCTGGCCGCCGACCCTGTCGCCGCCGTCCTCCTCCTCGGCCTCGGCCTCGACGAGCTCAGCGCCTCTCCTGCATCGCTGCCCGCCGTCCGGCGGCTCGTCCGCGCCGTCACCCTGGCCGACGCTCGCCGCCTGGCCAACGAAGCCCTCGCCCTCGACAGCGCCGCCGCCGTACGCGAACGTGTCGAAGCCTATCTAAGGGAAATAAAATTTGCAATATAA
- a CDS encoding prepilin-type N-terminal cleavage/methylation domain-containing protein — translation MANYRVSDREQGFTIVELVVVLAILATLASLYVPAVETAAENAALYKARSDLRAIDGAILFGAPPSPLPAPPAMLPGVADGYRIDSQRQRAYLPVTVNGQVVNLYSDTPFPAKGGK, via the coding sequence GTGGCAAATTATCGCGTCAGCGACCGCGAACAGGGCTTCACTATTGTGGAGCTGGTCGTGGTGCTCGCCATCCTCGCCACGCTGGCAAGCCTGTATGTTCCCGCCGTCGAGACCGCCGCCGAAAACGCCGCCCTTTACAAGGCGAGGTCGGATCTGCGGGCGATCGACGGCGCCATCCTGTTCGGCGCACCACCCTCTCCCTTGCCGGCGCCGCCGGCTATGCTGCCGGGGGTGGCGGACGGCTACCGGATCGACAGCCAGCGGCAGCGGGCTTATCTGCCGGTGACGGTAAACGGCCAGGTGGTGAATCTGTACAGCGATACGCCGTTCCCTGCTAAGGGCGGTAAATGA
- a CDS encoding alpha/beta fold hydrolase, translating to MKRHEWIPSRGKRLSAMIHEPEAAAGAPVVICCHGFTGDKVGANQLMRDLAQILEAAGLCAVRFDFAGSGDSEGAFAADTTVAGWQDDLRSVAAWVASRLPNRPVYLLGHSLGGLVALTADERGLTGRIAVAPVVHPVENFRDTILGPELWAKAARGERIANFYGKGFALDSDFVADLTAGGYDPLAAAAAFTVPLLIVHGAADAAVPLAGSEELYAACAAPKEFALLAAADHVFAGRHEELGAAIVKWLQQQTKK from the coding sequence ATGAAAAGACACGAATGGATACCCAGCCGGGGCAAGAGGCTGTCGGCAATGATCCATGAACCGGAGGCGGCGGCCGGCGCCCCGGTGGTCATCTGCTGCCACGGATTCACCGGCGACAAGGTCGGCGCCAACCAGCTCATGCGCGACCTCGCCCAGATTCTCGAAGCCGCCGGCCTCTGCGCCGTCCGCTTCGACTTTGCCGGCTCCGGCGACAGCGAAGGCGCCTTCGCCGCCGACACCACCGTCGCCGGCTGGCAGGACGACCTGCGCAGCGTCGCCGCCTGGGTCGCAAGCCGTCTCCCCAATCGGCCGGTATACCTCCTCGGGCACAGCCTCGGCGGCCTCGTGGCCCTCACCGCCGACGAGCGGGGACTGACCGGGCGGATAGCCGTCGCCCCCGTCGTCCACCCCGTGGAAAACTTCCGCGACACCATCCTCGGCCCCGAGCTATGGGCCAAAGCCGCCCGCGGCGAAAGGATCGCCAACTTCTACGGCAAAGGCTTCGCTCTCGACAGCGACTTCGTCGCCGACCTCACCGCCGGCGGCTACGACCCGCTCGCCGCCGCAGCGGCCTTCACCGTCCCCCTCCTCATCGTCCACGGCGCCGCCGACGCCGCCGTCCCGCTTGCCGGCTCCGAGGAACTGTACGCCGCCTGCGCGGCCCCGAAAGAATTCGCCCTCCTCGCCGCCGCCGATCACGTCTTCGCCGGCCGCCACGAAGAGCTGGGCGCGGCCATCGTCAAATGGCTCCAGCAGCAAACAAAGAAATGA
- the mobB gene encoding molybdopterin-guanine dinucleotide biosynthesis protein B, giving the protein MIPVLSFVGKADSGKTTYLEKLIAEMKRRGHKLAIIKHDVHGFEMDHPGKDTWRHAQAGADVVCISSPAKMAIIAKVAEELPLREVVKRVHDVDIIFTEGYKREGRTRIEIFRPPVNDAPLCPQDELVAIVTDAVVYPGLPRFGLNDPVAMADFIEERFLRKG; this is encoded by the coding sequence ATGATTCCGGTACTTTCTTTCGTCGGCAAAGCCGATTCCGGCAAAACCACCTATCTCGAGAAACTCATCGCCGAAATGAAACGGCGCGGTCACAAACTGGCCATCATCAAGCATGACGTCCACGGCTTCGAGATGGACCATCCCGGCAAGGACACCTGGCGGCACGCCCAGGCGGGCGCCGATGTCGTCTGCATCTCCTCGCCGGCCAAAATGGCCATCATCGCCAAAGTGGCGGAAGAACTGCCGCTCAGAGAAGTGGTGAAGCGCGTCCACGACGTCGACATCATCTTCACCGAAGGCTACAAGCGCGAAGGCCGCACCCGCATAGAGATATTCCGTCCCCCGGTCAACGACGCGCCGCTCTGCCCTCAGGACGAGCTAGTCGCGATCGTCACCGACGCCGTCGTCTACCCCGGCCTGCCCAGATTCGGACTCAACGACCCTGTCGCCATGGCCGATTTTATCGAAGAGCGCTTCCTCCGGAAAGGGTAG
- a CDS encoding sulfite exporter TauE/SafE family protein — translation MIILAILTGVVTGILSGLLGIGGGAIFVASAVFFLGVPQHAAQAAAIAAMIPTAVVGVVKHHRNRLIDYRYVPYLAVGIILGGMAGAYAANITADIVLRRLFSAFFAFMSIQMFWSSFRQAKKEPDKQQDNKKTKGDNS, via the coding sequence ATGATAATCCTCGCCATCCTCACCGGCGTCGTAACCGGCATTCTGAGCGGGCTCCTCGGCATCGGCGGCGGGGCCATCTTCGTCGCCTCGGCGGTATTCTTCCTCGGCGTACCCCAGCACGCCGCCCAGGCGGCCGCCATCGCCGCCATGATCCCCACCGCCGTCGTCGGCGTCGTCAAGCACCACCGCAACCGCCTCATCGACTACCGCTACGTCCCGTATCTGGCTGTAGGCATCATCCTCGGCGGCATGGCCGGGGCCTATGCGGCCAACATCACCGCCGACATCGTGCTGCGCAGACTGTTCAGCGCCTTCTTCGCCTTTATGAGCATCCAGATGTTCTGGTCATCCTTCAGGCAGGCAAAGAAAGAGCCAGATAAACAGCAGGACAACAAAAAAACTAAGGGGGATAATTCATGA
- a CDS encoding sulfite exporter TauE/SafE family protein: protein MYIGARNRHRKRWAMDKAKAVLIGAVGGAVGGLLGIGGAIILVPCMIYFLGVSQHSAHATSLAIVIPGAVMSAFVYNSFGQLDVALAALFAAGGMAGAYLGSALLPRVRPAVLKRIFAVLALAMSVRMGWGL from the coding sequence ATATATATAGGTGCTCGCAATCGTCACAGAAAGAGGTGGGCAATGGACAAAGCCAAAGCCGTCCTTATCGGCGCGGTTGGCGGGGCGGTGGGCGGCCTGCTCGGCATCGGCGGCGCCATCATCCTCGTCCCGTGCATGATCTACTTCCTCGGCGTATCCCAGCACTCCGCCCACGCCACGTCGCTGGCGATCGTCATCCCCGGCGCTGTCATGAGCGCCTTTGTCTACAACTCCTTCGGCCAGCTCGACGTCGCCCTCGCCGCCCTGTTCGCCGCTGGCGGCATGGCCGGCGCCTACCTCGGCTCGGCGCTGCTGCCCAGAGTGCGGCCGGCGGTGCTCAAGCGCATCTTCGCCGTGCTGGCCCTCGCCATGTCGGTCAGGATGGGGTGGGGACTATGA